The following coding sequences are from one Triticum dicoccoides isolate Atlit2015 ecotype Zavitan chromosome 4A, WEW_v2.0, whole genome shotgun sequence window:
- the LOC119287413 gene encoding expansin-A33-like has protein sequence MEKQTAVALVLLSVLCGIASHGVDAQYYWTTATATFYGGGDGSGTMGGACGYGNLYSSGYGINNAALSTALFNDGAMCGACYTIYCDTGRSRMCKPGTQITVSATNFCPPNWALPSDNGGWCNPPRVHFDMSQPAWTSIAIYEAGIVPVVYRRVSCQKRDGIRFGISGRDYFELVVVTNVGGSGVVSQMWIKGSNTNWLAMSRNWGANWQSNAFLNGQRLSFRVRLDDGREATASDVAPSNWWFGATYTSWVNFY, from the exons ATGGAGAAACAGACAGCAGTAGCACTAGTGCTGCTCAGCGTGCTCTGTGGAATAGCCTCTCATGGGGTCGACGCCCAGTATTACTGGACGACCGCCACGGCGACGTtctacgggggcggcgacggctccGGCACCATGG GAGGCGCGTGTGGGTACGGCAACCTGTACAGCTCCGGGTACGGGATCAACAACGCGGCGCTGAGCACGGCGCTGTTCAACGACGGCGCCATGTGCGGCGCGTGCTACACCATCTACTGCGACACCGGCAGGAGCAGGATGTGCAAGCCGGGCACCCAGATCACCGTCTCCGCCACCAACTTCTGCCCGCCCAACTGGGCGCTCCCCAGCGACAACGGCGGCTGGTGCAACCCGCCGCGGGTGCACTTCGACATGTCGCAGCCCGCCTGGACCAGCATCGCCATCTACGAGGCCGGCATCGTCCCCGTCGTGTACAGGAGGGTCTCCTGCCAGAAGCGCGACGGCATCCGCTTCGGCATCTCCGGGAGGGACTACTTCGAGCTGGTGGTGGTCACCAACGTCGGCGGCAGCGGGGTCGTGTCCCAGATGTGGATCAAGGGCTCCAACACCAACTGGCTCGCCATGAGCCGCAACTGGGGCGCCAACTGGCAGAGCAACGCCTTCCTCAACGGCCAGAGGCTCTCCTTCAGGGTCAGGCTCGACGACGGCCGCGAGGCCACCGCCAGCGACGTCGCGCCCTCCAACTGGTGGTTCGGGGCCACCTACACTTCCTGGGTCAACTTCTACTAG